A genome region from Glycine max cultivar Williams 82 chromosome 5, Glycine_max_v4.0, whole genome shotgun sequence includes the following:
- the LOC100784765 gene encoding protein IRX15-LIKE, with protein sequence MKNTNTNTKLILLHPYIQKQGSSNRLWLLALVSILTLAFLVTLISTRESTFITTATSSVTPSSNNAPVSGFGSAPLPATVINTLLHYASKSNDTFHMPHSDLKPISDVLRKCSSPCNFLIFGLTPETLLWKALNHNGRTVFIDENRYYAAYYEELHPEIDAYDVQYTTKRSEMKELIASAKEQVANECKPVQNLLFSECKLGLNDLPNHVYEVDWDVILVDGPRGDWPDAPGRMSAIFTVGVLARSKKGGNPKTHVFLHDFSGEVEKVCGSEFLCNENLLEANGNLGHYVLERMDENSVQYCKNHSSSGSGAASSA encoded by the coding sequence ATGAAgaacacaaacaccaacacgaAACTGATCCTCCTCCATCCTTATATCCAAAAACAAGGAAGCTCCAATCGCTTGTGGCTTCTAGCATTGGTATCAATCCTCACCCTCGCTTTTCTTGTTACCCTCATTTCCACAAGAGAATCCACCTTCATCACCACTGCAACTTCTTCTGTGACTCCCTCTTCAAATAATGCTCCAGTTTCTGGTTTTGGAAGTGCTCCTTTGCCAGCCACAGTGATCAACACTCTCCTCCACTATGCATCAAAATCCAATGACACCTTCCACATGCCACACTCAGACCTCAAACCCATCTCCGATGTGCTTCGAAAATGCTCCTCCCCATGCAACTTTCTCATCTTCGGCCTCACACCCGAAACCCTTCTCTGGAAAGCCCTCAACCACAACGGAAGAACGGTTTTCATCGACGAAAACCGCTACTACGCCGCGTATTACGAAGAACTGCACCCAGAAATTGATGCCTATGATGTTCAATACACCACCAAAAGGAGCGAGATGAAGGAGCTCATAGCCTCCGCGAAAGAACAAGTAGCCAATGAGTGCAAGCCGGTGCAGAATCTTCTTTTCTCCGAGTGCAAGCTGGGCCTCAATGACCTCCCCAACCATGTGTACGAGGTTGACTGGGACGTCATATTGGTTGACGGGCCACGCGGGGACTGGCCCGATGCTCCTGGCAGAATGTCAGCGATATTCACCGTTGGTGTTCTCGCCAGGAGCAAAAAGGGTGGGAACCCTAAGACTCATGTCTTCTTGCATGACTTCTCTGGGGAAGTGGAGAAGGTTTGTGGGAGTGAGTTTCTGTGCAATGAGAATTTATTGGAGGCAAATGGGAATTTGGGGCACTATGTGTTGGAAAGGATGGATGAGAATAGTGTGCAGTATTGTAAGAATCACTCGTCTTCTGGGTCAGGGGCTGCTTCATCAGCATAA